One Prolixibacteraceae bacterium DNA segment encodes these proteins:
- the uvrB gene encoding excinuclease ABC subunit UvrB, with translation MEFNIVSEFAPMGDQPAAIDALSQGVEEGVVHQTLLGVTGSGKTFTMANVIERTQKPTLILSHNKTLAAQLYAEMKQFFPNNSVEYFVSYYDYYQPEAYLPTTDTYIEKDLSINQEIEKLRLSATSALLSGRSDVIVVSSVSCLYGIGNPADFHDNVTEVKVGDTISRNALLRSLVDAMYSRSEVEFERGNFRVKGDTIDIYPAYADYAYRICFWGDEIDELFSIDPLTAKVVDKMEEMVIFPATIFVTTQERTQRSIREIQDDLVKQIAYFEREGKPVEAKRIKDRTEYDLEMMRELGYCPGVENYSRYFDGREVNSRPFCLLDYFPKDYLMIVDESHVTIPQIRAMYGGDRSRKTSLVEYGFRLPAALDNRPLKFEEFEDIINQILYVSATPADYELEKSEGVIVEQVIRPTGLLDPIIEVRPVTNQVDDLIEEIYKVKAKGERILVTTLTKRMAEELTKYLVDLGISTAYIHSDVDTLERIEIMEALRAGLYDVLVGINLLREGLDLPEVSLVTILDADKEGFLRSERSLTQTAGRAARNVNGRVIMYADKITRSMQKTIDATESRRVKQSKFNQDNGLEPMPIVKASREIVGQSQKLADSKRFDPTKHLVAEKSVSYAKSNDLEKEIIKMEYKMKEAAKNLDFLEAARLRDILFELKKQNT, from the coding sequence ATGGAATTCAATATAGTATCCGAATTTGCACCGATGGGTGATCAACCTGCAGCTATCGATGCTTTGTCGCAAGGTGTAGAAGAAGGGGTTGTACATCAGACATTACTTGGTGTGACAGGCTCTGGTAAAACATTTACCATGGCTAATGTTATTGAACGGACTCAAAAACCTACATTAATATTGAGTCATAATAAAACATTGGCAGCCCAATTGTATGCGGAGATGAAACAGTTCTTTCCGAATAATTCGGTGGAATATTTCGTGTCTTATTATGACTACTATCAACCTGAAGCGTATCTTCCGACAACGGATACTTATATTGAAAAAGATTTGTCTATCAATCAAGAGATAGAAAAACTACGTTTAAGTGCTACTTCTGCATTGTTATCCGGACGCAGTGATGTGATTGTTGTATCTTCCGTGTCATGTCTTTACGGTATTGGTAATCCTGCAGATTTTCATGATAATGTTACCGAGGTAAAAGTGGGAGATACCATAAGTCGTAATGCATTGTTGCGAAGTCTGGTAGATGCTATGTATTCTCGTTCTGAAGTTGAATTTGAAAGAGGTAATTTTAGGGTAAAAGGAGATACTATAGATATCTATCCAGCTTATGCTGATTATGCATATAGAATTTGCTTCTGGGGAGATGAGATTGACGAGTTGTTCTCGATTGATCCATTGACTGCTAAAGTGGTTGATAAGATGGAAGAGATGGTTATCTTTCCTGCTACGATATTTGTAACAACACAAGAAAGAACGCAGAGATCTATTCGTGAAATTCAAGATGATCTAGTAAAACAGATTGCATACTTCGAAAGAGAGGGGAAACCTGTAGAGGCAAAGCGAATAAAAGATCGAACAGAATATGATCTAGAGATGATGCGAGAGTTAGGGTATTGTCCTGGAGTGGAGAATTATTCAAGATATTTTGATGGGAGAGAGGTGAACTCACGACCATTCTGTCTACTCGACTATTTCCCAAAGGACTACCTAATGATTGTAGATGAAAGTCACGTGACTATTCCACAAATTAGAGCCATGTATGGAGGGGATAGATCTAGAAAGACGAGCCTTGTAGAGTATGGCTTTCGTCTGCCTGCAGCATTAGATAATAGACCCCTTAAATTTGAGGAATTTGAGGATATTATAAACCAAATTCTATATGTCAGTGCTACCCCTGCAGATTATGAGTTGGAGAAGTCTGAAGGAGTGATTGTGGAACAGGTGATTCGTCCAACAGGGTTATTAGATCCTATTATTGAGGTGCGACCTGTTACCAATCAGGTGGATGATTTGATTGAGGAGATTTATAAGGTTAAAGCCAAAGGAGAGAGGATCCTTGTGACAACTTTAACCAAACGTATGGCGGAAGAGTTGACAAAATATCTGGTAGATTTAGGGATCTCTACTGCTTATATTCATTCTGATGTGGACACGCTAGAACGTATTGAAATAATGGAGGCCTTGCGTGCAGGACTTTATGATGTTTTGGTTGGAATTAACTTACTTCGTGAAGGGTTAGATTTACCTGAGGTGTCTCTAGTTACGATTCTTGATGCAGATAAAGAGGGGTTTCTTAGATCTGAAAGATCGTTAACACAGACTGCTGGACGTGCTGCTCGTAATGTGAATGGAAGAGTAATTATGTATGCAGACAAAATTACTAGATCGATGCAGAAGACGATTGATGCAACAGAGTCTAGGAGAGTGAAGCAATCTAAGTTTAATCAAGATAATGGGCTCGAGCCGATGCCTATTGTGAAGGCAAGTAGGGAGATTGTTGGACAAAGTCAGAAATTAGCTGATAGTAAGAGATTCGATCCGACAAAACATCTTGTTGCTGAGAAAAGTGTTTCTTATGCGAAATCAAATGATTTAGAGAAAGAGATTATTAAGATGGAATACAAGATGAAAGAGGCTGCTAAAAATCTCGATTTCTTGGAAGCTGCCCGTCTTCGAGATATTCTTTTTGAGCTGAAAAAGCAGAACACATAA